Below is a genomic region from Raphanus sativus cultivar WK10039 chromosome 4, ASM80110v3, whole genome shotgun sequence.
AAGAGATACTGAAGGAGCCAAATCTTTGCTTCATGTTTTTGATGAGAAAAGGGCTGAAGTTTCGTCCAAGCTCGTTGGAGCTGTTACCAATGCTTCTGATGGAGCATCGAGCAACACCACCGTGGCAAGCCGAGAACTCCTTGTATCCACAGACAATCAGGTCACAGTATTTAAGCCAAACTCTCCATACTAAAACCCATTTAGATAAAAGAAACAGAATATTGTAATCCTCATTATGGTTTTGTAAATTGGATGTATGTTTGCAGCCTTTGTTAGCCACGGGTGATCACGGGGTTGAGACGACGACGTGTTGGAAGGAATGTTGTGGAGTTCTTGAACTTATGGCGGCAGCTAACACGAGAAATGGAGCACCTAGAAGATGAAAAAGCATTCGAAGAACGAACTTATCATGTTATAACGTTTGATTAtttatctattattattattattattatttttgagattgtgtatgtctatctttgttttttcttttgcttttcttttgatatcttGATTGTCACCAAAACTTGTGTGTAAGAACCAATAAAGCCCCCCGAAAATGGTCACTCCTTTTGATATCTTGATTGTtcctatttgtttttttttttaatttatgtttagtGATATTTCTGAATGGATATAATGTAGAATACTAATATATCAACGATTAGGTTTGTAACTGAATTAAAAACTACCTTACAAAtttcagtttatatatatatattacatgacTAAACTAATACCACCACAGGAACatgatataaaaacaaaaccaaaaacaaagaagatgagAATGGAAGTAGAGATATGAGAAAGTTCTGGAAGAGGAGCTTGAAGCTTCGGGCTTGGGAGTTGGGTGCGATGGTATTCTCCCAAAAAGCCCTAATCCATCTTCACTAACGTTTAATGTCGATTCATTCGTGCTGCAATGATCACATTCAGACATATAGTCATCATCTCACATactctttatattattattcatcAAATTAGTAGTCTGTTTTCTAGAGATCTACCTTGTAGACGGAAAGTGGCATGATCCTACACCTGTCAGCAGAGAAGAACATTTATTTAGATAGGATCTCTCAACATCTTAAATTACGACGTAAAAAAGATTTGTATAGAACACTATCTTAACCTTGTTTTATGTCTAATCTGTACTACAATCATGAAGAAACAGTTAATGTTCGAAAGTAATTTGCAATATTACTTGATAGCACACAAAATAGTATGTACAAAAAAGagattgtaaataaataaatttattgatttgtttATCTATTACTATTGGATCTTATAGTAACCAATAAATGTCCAAACAATGACTGATACATCATACATGGTTGATATTGTCAGTTAAATTACCACTACGTactagtttattattattacttttctTTTGTCACGATCATTCTAGTTTATAACTAGTTGTTAGACTAAATATAATAACTACAAtgttgttttctaaaatatccCAACTAGTAAACGGGATTAAATTTTATgaagtactccctccgtttcaatttatttgtcgttctagacttcggcacacagattaataaaacatttaattttgtatattactagataaaaacatcattaccaatacatctaattagatttcaaccaatagaaaaatagattggattaaaaagtcaataaattttgcattgaaatcataaaacgacacttattttgaaacgaaaattttgctccaaaacgacatataattagaaacggagggagtatcagTTTTACTAATTCTAATACCAACCGTAAGGAGATGACTTATTAACATGATTTGTTCCGGGTTCGACAAATGTTATTGGTAAGAAAAACCACATattcttttgaattaaatttgAAGACAGAAAGACTTACTTGGGTCACCACTGATAGTGACAGCACTTCCACCAAAGTTGCAACTACTAGGGATTGGATTCTTCTGGTAGTAACTGTTAAATGCAAAAGACGCATGTGCTATCAACGAGTTTGGATTATAACACTTTCCTCCTTCTTGGATTTCTGAACAGTCTGCTCCACCGATCCCGCACGCGTAGTCCAAAGCCGCTTGCAACGCTAATTTGGGAGCGTTTTCT
It encodes:
- the LOC108850885 gene encoding uncharacterized protein LOC108850885, with the translated sequence MASFLEKATSAFNEAKESATSSAESVSASLTDVQKTVAASTETVKTDSATAPEKVFDGSTQTRDAVEDNATTRDTEGAKSLLHVFDEKRAEVSSKLVGAVTNASDGASSNTTVASRELLVSTDNQPLLATGDHGVETTTCWKECCGVLELMAAANTRNGAPRR
- the LOC108849235 gene encoding glucan endo-1,3-beta-glucosidase 3, which encodes MGKGFRLVTSLLLLLLFFVFPGTKASTEPIEEEKDITTPLATNPTTSVPTVVPNSDSDASAVVTTPLTVPSPPRVAAHPGESWCVARENAPKLALQAALDYACGIGGADCSEIQEGGKCYNPNSLIAHASFAFNSYYQKNPIPSSCNFGGSAVTISGDPSVGSCHFPSTSTNESTLNVSEDGLGLFGRIPSHPTPKPEASSSSSRTFSYLYFHSHLLCFWFCFYIMFLWWY